Genomic window (Ignavibacteria bacterium):
AGGTCTGAAAATTTTAAATCCTTGATTCCAAGTTCTAAATTTTCACCTTGAACGGTTGAACTATCTCCATGCTGATTTGAATACATTATTATCCTTAAATGGTTCTGTTTTTAATAAGTTTAAGAATGATTTAATAGATTTGCTTCTTTAACAATTTTACTTATAAAATAATTCAATCGATTTTAGGAAGATAAATATTTTAAGAAATTTGGTTGGAAAAACTTTTGAATGTTTAAATATTAGTAGTTATAGCGTCTTAGGCAGAATCAATCCGCATTGGATTAGATAAGATAATGTCACAGACGAATGCATGATAGCATTCAAAACTCTCGAGACTAATTTAATTAGCTGCTTCCGTTGGTATTTCGAATTTCTTCTTGATGTATTCGTCAATTGCGTTTGCAGCGCTTCTTCCTGCACCCATGGCAAGAATAACCGTTGCACCTCCTGTTACAATATCTCCTCCTGCAAACACACCTTCCTTGGAAGTTGCACCTTTCTCATCAGCAATAATGTTTCCCCATTTATTCACTTGCAGATCTGGAGTAGTTTGTGAAATCAGAGGATTCGAACCATTACCGACGGCAATGACCACTAAATCGATATCGAGTAAATATTCTGAGCCTTTGATTGGAACAGGCCGTCGTCTGCCGCTCGAATCAGGTTCACCCAATTCCATTTTTTGGATTTTTGCCTGTTTGAGCCAGCCGAATTCATCGCCGATGAATTCAATTGGATTTTCCAGCAATCGAAATTCTATTCCTTCTTCTTTTGCATGATGAATTTCTTCAATACGCGCCGGCATCTCCTTTTCTGAACGACGATAAATAATGTATGCATTTATAGCTCCCAATCTTTTCGCAGTACGCACGGCATCCATGGCTGTGTTTCCACCTCCAATGACTGCAACATTTTTTCCTTTAACATCGATCATTGGTGAATCGTAATCAGGAAATCTGTATGCTTTCATCAAATTGATTCTTGTTAAGAATTCATTTGCAGAGTAAACTCCAATTAAATTCTCTCCAGGAATATTCATGAAGTATGGAAGTCCTGCACCCGTTGCGGCAAAAACGGCATCGTAGCCATCTTCAAATAATTCATCGATTGTGTCTGTTCTGCCGATAACTGCATTTGTTATAAATTCAACTCCAAGTTTTGCAAGATTATCTATTTCGTATTTAACAATTTCTTTTGGCAATCTGAACTCTGGAATTCCATAGATTAGAACTCCGCCAAGCTCGTGTAATGCTTCAAAGACTGTTACCTCATAACCCATTTGGATTAAATCCCCAGCACATGAGAGTCCTGCAGGCCCGCTCC
Coding sequences:
- the gltA gene encoding NADPH-dependent glutamate synthase, producing MKIPRQKMPEQEPLIRNMNFSEVNLGFTPELAQQEALRCLECKTQNCIEGCPVRVQIRDFISLVAVGDFLGAARKIKEDNLLPAICGRVCPQEEQCEVVCVTGKKGDPVAIGRLERFVADYERVNVGFVKPELKPRNGRKVAIIGSGPAGLSCAGDLIQMGYEVTVFEALHELGGVLIYGIPEFRLPKEIVKYEIDNLAKLGVEFITNAVIGRTDTIDELFEDGYDAVFAATGAGLPYFMNIPGENLIGVYSANEFLTRINLMKAYRFPDYDSPMIDVKGKNVAVIGGGNTAMDAVRTAKRLGAINAYIIYRRSEKEMPARIEEIHHAKEEGIEFRLLENPIEFIGDEFGWLKQAKIQKMELGEPDSSGRRRPVPIKGSEYLLDIDLVVIAVGNGSNPLISQTTPDLQVNKWGNIIADEKGATSKEGVFAGGDIVTGGATVILAMGAGRSAANAIDEYIKKKFEIPTEAAN